The sequence CTCAAAGAGCTGCGTCGGGCGGTACGTCAAAATAAGCGCCTGGTCAAGCTGGCGGATCAAAGCCTGGCGCTTTTGAGCGAGGAATGGTTCAACAAATTTCAACATCTTTTCCATTTGACCGTGCCGGAGGAAACCGGTGTCCGCGCCTCGAAAGTGCATTTGACGATGATCGATTCGCTCTTTCAGGAAAGCGCTGCCGCCTTCGAGGCCGACGAATCGTTCTATGAACAGCTTGCCGAGCTTACCGACTTTTCGTCATTGCAACCGACGCCTTTGCCCGAAAGCCTGGTACCGATCATGCGCAATTATCAAAAGGCCGGTTACGATTGGCTCAATTTTCTGCAGCAGTATCGCTTCGGCGGCTGCCTGGCGGACGATATGGGGCTGGGCAAGACCGTTCAAGCTCTGGCGATTCTGTTACGGGACAAGCAACGAGGCGTCGGAAAACCGTCGCTCATCATTTGTCCCACATCGGTGGTGTTCAATTGGGAAAAGGAGGTGCAAAAGTTCGCCCCCGAGCTGCGCGTTTTTCAGCACACAGGCAACAGCCGGCCGCGCGACTGCTCGGCGTTTGCCGAATTTGATATTATTCTTACTAGCTACGGCATCCTGCGGCGCGACATTTTTTTTCTGCGCGAGTATCGCTTTCATTACGTCATTCTCGATGAATCGCAAAAGATCAAGAATCCCCTTTCGCAGACCGCCAAGGCGGCGCGACTGTTACAGGCTGACCATAAACTGGTACTTACAGGGACGCCGGTTGAAAACAACACGATCGAGCTGTGGTCACAGTTCGCTTTTCTCAATCCCGGTCTGCTCGGGCCGCTGACCTATTTCCGGCGCGCCTTTACGCTGCCGATCGAGAAACACGGCGACGAACGCACGGCAAAGCTGCTGCGCAAGATCATCTATCCCTTTATTTTGCGACGCACCAAAGAAGGCGTGGAACGCGAACTGCCGCCCAAAGTAGAACAGACCTTCTTCTGCGCCATGAATCCGGTCCAAGAACAACTCTATATGCGCTGGCGCGATCATTATCGCGCCGTCATCCTCGACCGCATCGAACTGTACGGCGTGGAAGGGGCGCACATGAACATTCTGGAAGGACTGGTCAAGCTGCGGCAGATTGCCTGTCACCCGCAGCTCGTCGACCGCTCCGTCACTGAAGACTCGGGCAAGTTCGAATCGCTGAAAGAGCTCATTGAAGAAATTTTGGCCGAGCGGCATAAAGTCCTGATCTTTTCGCAATTCGTCAAAATGCTGCGCCTGATCCGCAATCATCTGGATGCGGGCGGAGTGACCTATGAATACCTTGACGGCCACACCACCGACCGCATGCAGCGCGTCGAACGATTCCAAAACGACGAATCGGTGCGGATTTTCCTCATCAGCCTCAAGGCGGGCGGAGTCGGCCTCAATCTTACTGCCGCCGATTATGTCATTCTCTATGATCCTTGGTGGAATCCTGCAGTAGAGGTTCAGGCGACCGATCGCGCGCACCGCATCGGTCAGGATAAAAAGGTCTTTGTCTACCGTATGATCACCAAGAACAGCGTCGAGGAGAAAATGCTCGATCTGCAGGCGCGCAAGCAAAAGCTGGTAGCCGATTTAATCACCACGGACAGCAGCTTTTTCAAATCGCTGACGCGCGATGATATCGAGATACTTTTCAGCTGAAAGCCGGAGGCCGTCATGATTCTGAATCATATCGAAGTCACTTTGACCGAAGCCGATTTCAACCTGATGATCGACCGCTATGCCCCGCGCGAGGGCCGCGTCAGCCGGCTAGGGCTGGATATTCGCGACGGCAATCTGGTCGTCACCGGCAGCGTCAAAGTTCTGCTGAATATCCCTTTTGAAGTCACCATGCGCCTGGAAAGCGACGAGCGCCGTCTCATCGCACGGCTCGTTTCTCTCAAACCGATGCGGCTGATCACCGATCAACTCAAGGAGACGATTCTCGACAAGATCGTCGAACGCATGCCGACCGGCGTCTCGCGCGAAAAAGACGCTCTGTTTTTCGACGTCAACAAAATTCTTGCAGGCAGAGGGTTTGCGGCCGATCTTCGCCTGCTTTCGCTGCACACGGCGAACGACGCCGTCACCTTGGAGCTGTCCGGCCCGCTCACGTTTGCCGAGGCGATCGCCTGATCCGTCGGCGAAACCTCTCGTTTTGGACCAAGTTGGAGGACTTGCCATGAAGCCTATCGGAGCGCACGTCAGCGCCGCAGGCGGCGTGGAATCTGCACCGCTGAACGCGCACGCCATCGGCGCGACAGCTTTCGCATTGTTTACCAAGAATCAGCGGCAGTGGACCGCCAAGCCGCTGACGGACGAGTCGATCGCCGCCTTTCGCGCCAACTGCGAACGGCTCGGCTATTCGCCCGATGTCATCCTTCCGCATGACAGCTATCTGATCAATTTAGGCAGCCCGGATCCGGAAGGGCTCGCCAAATCGCGCGCCGCTTTTCTCGATGAAATGCAGCGCTGTGAGGCATTGGGATTAGTTTTTCTCAATTTTCATCCCGGCGCGCATCTGAATCAAATGAGCGAAGAGGATTGTCTCAAGCGCGTTGCCGAGTCGATCAATTGGGCGCTGGATCAGACAAAGGGCGTTCGCGCGGTCATCGAAATTACGGCCGGACAGGGCAGCAACATCGGTTACACATTCGAGCATTTGCGCAGTATCATCGATCAGGTCCAAGACCGCAGCCGCGTCGGTGTTTGTCTGGACACGGCACATCTTTTTGCCGCCGGTTATGACCTGCGTTCCGAGGAAGCTTACGAAGAAACGTTCCGCCGCTTTGACGAAATCATCGGCATGGAATTTTTGATCGGCATCCATCTTAACGACTCTAAAAAGCCGCTGGGCAGCCGCGTCGACCGGCACGACAGTCTGGGCGACGGCCTGTTGGGCATGGAAACGTTTGCCCGTTTGATGCGTGACCCGCGGCTCGACCGCCTGCCTTTTATCCTGGAAACGCCGGCGCCGGAACGCTGGCCGGAGGAGATCGCCTGGTTAAAAAAATTGAGCTCATCCGAGAGCTGATTATTTCTCGCCGTTTGCCGAGCGCTCTATGCGAATAATGAACCTTTCTCCATTGTTAAATTAAACACAATATAACATGAATGGGGGAAAGCTTTTATTATTCGAGGAGGTGCAAAATGCAGAACAAGCTTCATCAAACTGCGGCTGCTCTGCTCGTCACCGCGTCTTTATTGTTTCCCCAAACCAACGTCGCCCCCTTCGGCAAAGCCTACACCTGGGCGCACAACCTCGATCCGCTCTCGGACGCGAATAAAGTCGAGTGCCCCGAGCTGAACGACAACGATCCGGATTCGGTCATTTGGTTGAGCCGTACGCCGCTCGGAGAGGCTGTCGACGACACCATCAACGCCTGGCAGGCCGCCGGCGTGGTGTGGGAAGGCGATTATGACATCACCGAAGTGGTCTATGTCAATGGCCCGTATGACGGCACTGTTTATGCGAACGGCGCCTTTTCCAAGGAGGGTTCTTTTCACCTCCAGATCACCCGCGACGGTACAACCTGGGAGAGCACTGAAATCAAAGAGGATCCGGAGTATACTTACTTTTCATGGGAAAGCGCAGCTTGGGGCGCGCTGGTGAGCGACGAAGCGTTCAGTTTCAAGGGCCCCATCGGCATCGTCAGGGGAGTACGGGTGACCGGCTGCGTGCACAACTGGGAGGCCGGTTCGTGGAACGCTTCCTGCCGGCAAATCATGGCATACGGAACGCCGACGCGCGTTAAAAACAAAATAACGACGGTTCCCGCCGGCTTCACTTTGCAGCAGAATTACCCCAATCCGTTTAATGCCGGTACGCAGATCACTTTTTATTTGCCCAAGCAGTCATTTGTAAAACTGATGATTTTTGATGTGAACGGCCGGGTTGTGGACCGGCTCATTGAAGGCACTCTTGAGGCAGGTCGGTTCACGGTTCAATGGAAGCCGCAGCAAGGAGAGGGCACATCAGGGATCTATTTGGCCCGTCTGATTGCCGTCAGTTCGGATCAAACCTACACCCGAACCATCAAGATGTCGATGATTAAATAAAGCATCCCTTATGCGGCAGGCTTGATTGGAAAGCGGACTCCAAAGCCTGCCGCCTCCAAATGAGCTTATGCGACGCGCCGACTACTTTTCCACTCCTTGATCCCGCCATTTGACCAGCTTTTTGATTTTTATTTTTTTCATCGCGGCGGTAACCGTTTCCATTTCCACCCCTTTGCCCTCGATTTCAACGAGAAAACGATCGGCGACCAGAACCTTCAGCTCGCCCGCTTCTTTGCTTTTGCTGTATTTGGCAAAGGCACGATGCCCTTGGTATTCAAAAGTCCTTTCGAACCCGTCGTCGGAGCGGCGCTGGATGTCGGCCGTCAGCCAAGCCGCCATGGCCGTCGCGGCAAGCTTTCGTACGTTACCGGTATCGGTCACTTTTATACGAACGCGGCCGCCCTTTTTGCCTCGGTATTCGGCGCGGGCATAGGAAATTTTGAGTCCAAACGCCGACGCGCGTTCTCCGAACAAATCGGTCCGCTTGAGCCCCTTGAACCGCTTCGGCAAGACCGATTTAAGCTTTTCATAATCGATCGGTTCGATCTTGAGT comes from candidate division KSB1 bacterium and encodes:
- a CDS encoding DEAD/DEAH box helicase, with protein sequence MRLSNLRIRNLVTGEVYQRGERCFRERRVKLLSIDNDRFEAEVTGKMVYRVSVQEIGGNLYSSCTCPHWTTCKHAVAAMLAAKEWYEENEPELQRAKLRPNWKKFLKQVIDIDAETPSLPPPPRWRVIYLLHLAQESWSLTPQKAYLRRNNQLGRFSNIGDLDTDSRELLYAPNDPIIISHLQKIDYQSSSFYFNRYFGGTRQFKPNIYHYKYGSRLGPLFDLMRESLIYLAPFDENSTPLTFHPTEARIELKFEQEEDAFRLTPRVLLDGVESLLDGAYKVLTGHPIWLLKDKRLIRVGNLQEAALLIPYTKNDGALVIPTEEFPEFLRHAFHSLREIAPVELPNSLVVGRRDQLTGKRLYLSESERYLYLDLKFQYQDVEIDAGEPWPTCYRQVEDRIVQVVRDVQEEEKLLQRLLDTGLRQASRGRLQIIDTKALNWAFNNLSQLQEEGYELVGREALQRFRVRTGEPNVRVAVTDKIDWFDVNIEIDVEGVPLPLKELRRAVRQNKRLVKLADQSLALLSEEWFNKFQHLFHLTVPEETGVRASKVHLTMIDSLFQESAAAFEADESFYEQLAELTDFSSLQPTPLPESLVPIMRNYQKAGYDWLNFLQQYRFGGCLADDMGLGKTVQALAILLRDKQRGVGKPSLIICPTSVVFNWEKEVQKFAPELRVFQHTGNSRPRDCSAFAEFDIILTSYGILRRDIFFLREYRFHYVILDESQKIKNPLSQTAKAARLLQADHKLVLTGTPVENNTIELWSQFAFLNPGLLGPLTYFRRAFTLPIEKHGDERTAKLLRKIIYPFILRRTKEGVERELPPKVEQTFFCAMNPVQEQLYMRWRDHYRAVILDRIELYGVEGAHMNILEGLVKLRQIACHPQLVDRSVTEDSGKFESLKELIEEILAERHKVLIFSQFVKMLRLIRNHLDAGGVTYEYLDGHTTDRMQRVERFQNDESVRIFLISLKAGGVGLNLTAADYVILYDPWWNPAVEVQATDRAHRIGQDKKVFVYRMITKNSVEEKMLDLQARKQKLVADLITTDSSFFKSLTRDDIEILFS
- the nfo gene encoding deoxyribonuclease IV; translation: MKPIGAHVSAAGGVESAPLNAHAIGATAFALFTKNQRQWTAKPLTDESIAAFRANCERLGYSPDVILPHDSYLINLGSPDPEGLAKSRAAFLDEMQRCEALGLVFLNFHPGAHLNQMSEEDCLKRVAESINWALDQTKGVRAVIEITAGQGSNIGYTFEHLRSIIDQVQDRSRVGVCLDTAHLFAAGYDLRSEEAYEETFRRFDEIIGMEFLIGIHLNDSKKPLGSRVDRHDSLGDGLLGMETFARLMRDPRLDRLPFILETPAPERWPEEIAWLKKLSSSES
- a CDS encoding T9SS type A sorting domain-containing protein; amino-acid sequence: MQNKLHQTAAALLVTASLLFPQTNVAPFGKAYTWAHNLDPLSDANKVECPELNDNDPDSVIWLSRTPLGEAVDDTINAWQAAGVVWEGDYDITEVVYVNGPYDGTVYANGAFSKEGSFHLQITRDGTTWESTEIKEDPEYTYFSWESAAWGALVSDEAFSFKGPIGIVRGVRVTGCVHNWEAGSWNASCRQIMAYGTPTRVKNKITTVPAGFTLQQNYPNPFNAGTQITFYLPKQSFVKLMIFDVNGRVVDRLIEGTLEAGRFTVQWKPQQGEGTSGIYLARLIAVSSDQTYTRTIKMSMIK